The Vulpes vulpes isolate BD-2025 chromosome 8, VulVul3, whole genome shotgun sequence genome has a window encoding:
- the LOC112911308 gene encoding olfactory receptor 9K2-like codes for MGDRGTSNRSEVTDFILVGFRVRPELYILLFLLFLLVYAMILLGNVGMVAVILTDPRLNTPMYFFLGNLSFIDLFYSSVIAPKAMINFWSESKSISFAGCVTQLFLFALFIVAEGFLLAAMAYDRFIAICNPLLYSVQMSMRLCIQLVAGSYFCGCFSSILLTSVTFTLSFCASRAIDHFYCDYRPLQRISCSDLYFHKIVSFFLCSIIILPTIIVILVSYMYIVSTVLKIRSTEGRKKAFSTCSSHLGVVSVLYGAIIFMYFIPDRFPELSKVASLCYTLVTPMLNPLIYSLRNKDVKEALRKILGKKIFLFNSILTVI; via the coding sequence ATGGGTGACAGGGGAACCAGCAATCGCTCAGAAGTGACTGACTTCATTCTTGTAGGCTTCAGGGTCCGCCCCGAGCTCTAcattctcctcttcctgctcttcCTGCTGGTGTATGCCATGATCCTGCTGGGGAATGTTGGGATGGTGGCCGTTATCCTGACTGATCCCAGGCTGAACACACCGATGTACTTCTTCCTGGGCAACCTCTCCTTCATTGACCTCTTCTATTCCTCTGTAATTGCCCCCAAGGCTATGATCAACTTCTGGTCTGAGAGCAAGTCCATCTCCTTTGCAGGCTGTGTGACCCAGCTCTTTCTCTTTGCCCTCTTCATTGTGGCTGAGGGGTTTCTCCTGGCTGCCATGGCTTATGACCGCTTCATTGCCATCTGCAACCCACTCCTCTACTCCGTCCAGATGTCAATGCGCCTCTGCATCCAGTTGGTGGCTGGTTCCTATTTTTGTGGCTGCTTCAGTTCTATTCTTTTGACCAGTGTGACATTTACTTTGTCCTTTTGTGCCTCCCGAGCCATCGACCACTTTTACTGTGATTACCGTCCACTTCAAAGGATTTCTTGCTCTGATCTCTACTTTCATaagatagtttcttttttcttatgcaGCATTATTATTTTGCCCACCATCATTGTCATTCTCGTGTCCTATATGTATATTGTGTCCACAGTTCTAAAGATAAGATCCACTGAGGGACGTAAGAAAGCCTTCTCCACTTGCAGCTCTCACCTAGGAGTCGTGAGCGTCCTGTACGGTGccatcatttttatgtatttcatccCTGACAGATTCCCTGAGCTGAGTAAAGTGGCTTCTTTATGTTATACATTAGTCACTCCCATGTTGAATCCTTTGATTTACTCCCTGAGAAACAAAGATGTCAAAGAGGCTCTGAGAAAGATCCTggggaaaaagatatttttatttaattccatctTAACAGTGATATAA